In a genomic window of Macaca nemestrina isolate mMacNem1 chromosome 18, mMacNem.hap1, whole genome shotgun sequence:
- the LOC105485873 gene encoding somatostatin receptor type 5: protein MEPLFPASTPSWNASSPGAASGGGDNRTLVGPAPSAGARAVLVPVLYLLVCAAGLGGNTLVIYVVLRFAKMKTVTNIYILNLAVADVLYMLGLPFLATQNAASFWPFGPILCRLVMTLDGVNQFTSVFCLTVMSVDRYLAVVHPLSSARWRRPRVAKLASAAAWALSLCMSLPLLVFADVQEGGTCNASWPEPVGLWGAVFIIYTAVLGFFGPLLVICLCYLLIVVKVRAAAVRVGCVRRRSERKVTRMVLVVVLVFAGCWLPFFTVNIVNLAVALPQEPASAGLYFFVVILSYANSCANPVLYGFLSDNFRQSFQKVLCLRKGSGAKDADAMEPRPDRSRQQQEAMPPTHGAEANGLMQTSKL, encoded by the coding sequence ATGGAACCCCTGTTCCCAGCTTCCACGCCCAGCTGGAACGCCTCCTCCCCGGGGGCTGCCTCCGGAGGTGGCGACAACAGGACGCTGGTGGGGCCGGCGCCCTCGGCGGGGGCCCGGGCAGTGCTGGTGCCCGTGCTGTACCTGCTGGTGTGCGCGGCTGGGCTGGGCGGGAACACGCTGGTCATCTACGTGGTGCTGCGTTTCGCCAAGATGAAGACGGTCACCAACATCTACATCCTCAACCTGGCAGTGGCCGACGTCCTCTACATGCTGGGGCTGCCCTTCCTGGCCACGCAGAACGCCGCGTCCTTCTGGCCCTTCGGCCCCATCCTGTGCCGCCTGGTCATGACGCTGGACGGCGTCAACCAGTTCACCAGTGTCTTCTGCCTGACGGTCATGAGTGTGGACCGCTACCTGGCCGTGGTGCATCCGCTGAGCTCCGCCCGCTGGCGCCGCCCACGTGTGGCCAAGCTGGCGAGCGCCGCGGCCTGGGCCCTGTCTCTGTGCATGTCGCTGCCGCTCCTCGTGTTCGCAGACGTGCAGGAGGGCGGCACTTGCAACGCCAGCTGGCCGGAGCCCGTGGGGCTGTGGGGTGCCGTCTTCATCATCTACACGGCCGTGCTGGGCTTCTTCGGGCCGCTGCTGGTCATCTGCCTGTGCTACCTGCTCATCGTGGTGAAGGTGAGGGCGGCGGCCGTGCGCGTGGGCTGCGTGCGGCGGCGCTCGGAGCGGAAGGTGACGCGcatggtgttggtggtggtgctggtgttCGCGGGATGCTGGCTGCCCTTCTTCACCGTCAACATCGTCAACCTGGCCGTGGCACTGCCCCAGGAGCCCGCCTCCGCCGGCCTCTACTTCTTCGTGGTCATCCTCTCCTACGCCAACAGCTGCGCCAACCCCGTCCTCTACGGCTTCCTCTCTGACAACTTCCGCCAGAGCTTCCAGAAGGTTCTGTGCCTCCGCAAGGGCTCCGGCGCCAAGGACGCTGACGCCATGGAGCCGCGGCCAGATAGGAGCCGGCAGCAGCAGGAGGCCATGCCGCCCACGCACGGCGCCGAAGCCAATGGGCTTATGCAGACCAGCAAGCTGTGA